In the genome of Oscarella lobularis chromosome 1, ooOscLobu1.1, whole genome shotgun sequence, one region contains:
- the LOC136193814 gene encoding probable ATP-dependent RNA helicase DDX60: MESHSEGHSESEDEQWEDDDSIRSSISTANDDSSSSSDETPTRPTFDLIYHHLNIRYENVLRDYEEDQVVLVDGDCLLLEAFTDRTLDWDHGGQYLHLTYLVEKTLNGFRRKNARVHVVFFRLMESAWSSSTGGDLSCLLARKAVIRHLKQSTDLSIVDRFESFMSEDWEEFVRRDPPCFVVTSDKPFGDVSSSERDWCRLLLENFKLPLSAFLVDCQRMEVDCVFLAGLQFKVNQTYAFRCCFSPSMKKDIEEVRQTLTEPTLTHLRSLHSRDQQAESQAAFEKFFSANVKRFIESVGSDFRLILFGIASAYILHTTPEQISLVQLFILHAGLIDLLPLRDRCQVLRRGFDQSSDIRKETAQFLEKMIELICFGEGHVTALKMDFPKSRKQFADLMDGRLFCQLVWRFRTSPVLISDAISRVFQGSDLALTSKRLLALWDVVCAVSSSQGLDLPLWPLVSSSKNDCTGISMSEPRHSISPRSEFLLHEISFMSYDIYVGEMKRTLNYGRDDCFTQSDVSPIAQDDSSEETKGLYRPEFHWHSGKVIQGGMGALPTFLKKTTYSQDQTKYKRFLQDYSTSLVGGAILNADPLLYRDQSKQSVKPVKQSAKIRKIIAENEERKKKEKVDRELEKFDTLFGRRSSSSAKGQLSELDAFIKKTHPDVQFKARERKFDLCRRELESCLSSNEQRIFWKVRLLMAIHSLVDEHRLIIDKKLRRSIVKELKQLGFPSNAAMIEKELADKQSVLKESNEEVSADEGYFRFQLLNMGHLMQSEAKLLPDPRVKEFIPDNWQREVMDVVDKNESVIVSAPTSSGKTFISFYCMEKVLRSGPDGILVYVSPTKALVNQVAATIYAQFAHRKTDLPTGRTLCGVFTRDYRLQPYNCQILVTVPEVFDIFLLSTSSQKWVRNLKYVIFDEIHCLSQEGRGKVWERLLLLVPCPFLALSATIGNPEGFQRWIQIVQRAKRGVSSRVRLVIHKASDRYSYLQKHIAVPEKSKSFSTDLIPIHPASGVAFGRIVQSGFPEDYTMSTAESLRLYDELRKLFPDNPSLAANDPELFFRGEQIVRRSGAKKFEEELKHFVEEMSRLSPEREKIQELLHSLHPSSEQREAAEENCSFQVLDDNISKLLMKLNEEDKLPVIVFWYSMETIVDYLSFMEEMSEPAGARSLKAENRRRKEEKKKRKREEKQNRLLRGKKKREERDDPDESASSSTPDALDEYDPRRCKKEFSFFNWTKAFTSRDFANLQRKYLRYSRNTWFKEAIQRGVGCHHAGMATKERQLTEKLFREGAIKVVVATSTLALGVHMPCRTVVFAGDSPFLDSLGFRQMSGRAGRRGFDSIGNIVFFGVPWKKICQLMTTGVPSLRSSGTLDFNTILRLVTFEMLSPFSEEDQEKGLSFLRNAMAVHETPELKMLQKHFYVLAIEYLRTKSFLSPLGEPIHLAGLVIHLNYVDPQNFLAVSFLEMGLFSDIIEADGHNEKLSEATLRRLVHVLAYLFVHASAKECHDRHNHGKKGSPCEIILPPPDDNIQDFIDRHNDEVIEISTRYIASVAPSEEGKAELSLSKIEFGFDSKEANSEWNGLLSHFRSDTEHCQIRLPFYSLSGDRGKCGADNLHYVKEFFGVMSDNLPLLETIPAVPYSSYVLDFFKNEQARALEEWSGLTSGDLFRGLQDFYYCTRAMSVALGKLEGHDCSKLFPAFDQLANAFGSKFSKAYKFQL; the protein is encoded by the exons ACGTGTTGAGGGATTACGAAGAAGACCaagtcgtcctcgtcgacggcgactgcCTTCTATTAGAAGCGTTCACCGATCGCACGTTGGACTGGGACCACGGAGGACAATATCTTCATCTGACAtatctcgtcgaaaagacgctGAACGGCTTCCGACGAAAGAACGCTCGGGtgcacgtcgtcttctttcgacTCATGGAATCCGcgtggtcgtcgtcgacgggagGCGACCTATCCTGCCTTCTCGCGCGCAAAGCCGTTATTCGACATCTAAAGCAGAGTACCGACCTTTCGATTGTTGATCGGTTCGAGAGCTTTATGAGCGAAGACTGGGAAGAGTTCGTTAGACGAGACCCGCCTTGTTTTGTCGTCACGTCGGATAAGCCGTTCGGtgacgtgtcgtcgtcggaacgCGACTGGTGTCGTTTGCTCCTCGAAAATTTCAAACTTCCGCTCTCCGCGTTTCTTGTCGACTGCCAGCGCATGGAAGTCGACTGCGTGTTTTTGGCGGGGCTCCAGTTCAAAGTGAATCAGACGTACGCCTTCCGGTGCTGCTTTAGTCCGAGCATGAAAAAAGACATAGAAGAG GTGAGACAAACGTTGACGGAACCAACTCTGACGCACCTACGGTCTTTGCACTCTCGAGATCAGCAGGCAGAG AGTCAAGCGGCGTTtgagaaatttttctctgcaAACGTCAAGCGATTCATCGAGTCAGTAGGTAGCGATTTCCGATTGATTCTTTTTGGAATTGCATCCGCGTACATTCTTCAC ACCACGCCCGAGCAGATCAGTCTAGTCCAACTCTTCATCTTGCACGCTGGTCTCATAGATCTTCTCCCATTGCGAGATCGATGCCAAGTGCTTAGACGCGGATTTGATCAAAGTTCGGACATTAGGAAAGAAACGGCTCAATTTCttgaaaaa ATGATAGAGCTTATTTGCTTTGGCGAGGGCCACGTCACAGCGCTAAAAATGGATTTTCCTAAATCCCGGAAGCAGTTTGCTGACTTGATGGACGGGAGGCTTTTCTGCCAATTGGTCTGGCGCTTTAGAACGTCTCCAGTGTTGATATCAGATGCAATATCACGCGTTTTTCAAG GCTCTGATTTGGCCTTGACATCGAAGCGCCTCTTGGCCTTGTGGGACGTCGTGTGCGCAGTGTCCTCGTCCCAAGGCCTTGATCTTCCTCTTTGGCCTCTCGTCTCATCGTCGAAGAACGACTGCACAGGCATTTCGATGAGTGAGCCCAGACACAGCATCTCCCCACGTTCAG AATTTTTGTTGCACGAAATCAGCTTTATGTCATATGACATTTACGTTGGAGAAATGAAGCGGACTCTGAACTACGGAAGAGACGACTGTTTCACACAAAGCGACGTCAG TCCCATAGCTCAAGACGACTCCTCGGAGGAAACCAAGGGTCTCTATCGTCCAGAATTTCACTGGCATTCTGGAAAAGTCATACAAGGCG GAATGGGAGCGCTTCCGACTTTCTTAAAGAAAACGACCTATTCTCAAGATCAAACGAAGTACAAACGGTTTTTGCAGGATTATTCTACGTCGTTAGTGGGAGGAGCAATTCTGAACGCGGATCCTCTCTTGTACAGAGACCAAAGCAAGCAAAGCGTCAAGCCTGTT AAACAATCTGCTAAAATCAGAAAAATCATAGcggaaaatgaagaaagaaagaaaa aagagaaagttgatcGTGAACTGGAAAAATTTGACACGCTTTTCGGAAGacggtcgtcgtcttctgcaaAAGGACAACTGAGCGAACTCGATGCTTTCATAAAAAAGACACATCCGGACGTTCAATTTaaagcgagagaaagaaaatttgatttaTGTCGAAGAGAACTAG AAAGCTGTCTTTCTTCGAATGAACAGCGTATTTTTTGGAAAGTTCGTCTTTTAATGGCAATTCATTCTCTCGTGGATGAGCATCGCTTAATCATTGATAAGAAGTTAAGGCGAAGCATCGTAAAGGAGCTAAAGCAACTCGGATTTCCATCCAATGCTGCTATGATCGAAAAAGAACTAGCAGATAAACAATCAGTTCTCAAA gagAGCAATGAAGAGGTGTCTGCTGATGAAGGCTACTTTCGATTTCAGCTTTTGAACATGGGCCATCTGATGCAAAGTGAAGCGAAACTTCTGCCTGATCCTAGAGTCAAAGAGTTCATACCAGATAATTGGCAG AGAGAAGTCATGGATGTTGTCGACAAGAACGAATCGGTGATCGTTTCGGCTCCGACGTCATCTGGAAAAACTTTCATATCCTTCTACTGCATGGAGAAG GTCCTTCGTTCTGGTCCCGATGGCATTCTTGTTTacgtttcgccgacgaaagcTCTCGTGAATCAAGTGGCAGCAACCATTTACGCTCAATTCGCTCACAGGAAAACAGACCTGCCCACGGGAAGAACCCTTTGCGGGGTCTTCACTCGAGACTATCGCTTGCAGCCGTATAATTGTCAG ATACTTGTTACTGTTCCTGAGGTATTCGACATCTTCCTGCTTTCCACGAGTTCTCAAAAATGGGTCCGTAACTTAAAATACGTCATCTTCGACGAG ATTCACTGTTTGAGCCAAGAGGGTCGCGGTAAGGTTTGGGAGCGTCTGCTCTTGCTTGTTCCCTGTCCTTTTCTTGCACTATCCGCGACCATCGGCAATCCGGAAGGATTTCAGCG ATGGATTCAAATTGTTCAGCGTGCGAAAAGAGGCGTGTCGTCTAGAGTTCGTCTTG TGATTCACAAAGCGTCCGATCGATACTCGTACTTGCAGAAGCATATTGCTGTGCCGGAGAAGAGCAAGTCGTTCTCCACCGACCTAATTCCGATTCATCCGGCATCGGGTGTTGCCTTTGGCCGA ATAGTTCAGTCCGGTTTTCCCGAAGATTACACGATGTCAACTGCCGAGTCACTGCGTCTTTACGACGAATTGCGAAAATTGTTTCCCGACAATCCTTCTCTCGCG GCAAACGATCCTGAATTGTTCTTTCGCGGTGAACaaatcgttcgtcgaagTGGTGCCAAGAAATTCGAGGAAGAACTGAAACACTTCGTCGAAGAGATGTCAAGACTGTCGCCTGAGAGGGAAAAG ATTCAGGAGCTATTGCACTCCTTGCATCCTTCTAGCGAGCAGCGCGAAGCAGCGGAGGAAAATTGCTCATTCCAAGTTCTCGATGACAATATTAGCAAGCTACTTATGAAGCTGAACGAAGAAGACAAGCTTCCTGTTATTGTTTTCTGGTACTCCA TGGAAACGATTGTCGACTACTTGTCTTTCATGGAAGAAATGTCAGAACCAGCTGGCGCAAGATCGCTCAAagcagaaaatcgacgccgcaaggaggagaaaaagaagcgaaagagagaagaaaagcagaA TCGTCTCCTTCGAggcaagaagaagagagaggaaCGCGACGATCCCGACGAATCGGCTTCAAGTTCTACGCCGGATGCCTTAGATGAATACGATCCGCGCCGGTGCAAAAAGGagttctcctttttcaattgGACGAAAGCGTTTACCTCAAGG GATTTTGCTAATCTTcagagaaaatatttgcgCTACTCTCGGAACACGTGGTTCAAAGAGGCGATACAGCGAGGCGTCGGTTGTCATCACGCCGGAATGGCTACAAAAGAAAGGCAATTGACGGAAAAGCTTTTCCGCGAAGGCGCAATCAAA GTTGTGGTAGCGACCAGCACTCTAGCTCTCGGCGTTCACATGCCATGTAGAACTGTAGTGTTTGCTGGCGACTCGCCTTTTCTCGACAGCCTCGGCTTTCGTCAG ATGAGCGGTCGAGCCGGTCGTCGCGGGTTTGATTCTATTGGCAATATCGTTTTCTTCGGAGTACCTTGGAAGAAGATCTGTCAGCTAATGACGACGGGAGTTCCGTCTTTGCGCAGCAGTGGGACGCTCGATTTTAACACCATTCTTCGCCTGGTAACTTTTGAAATGCTATCGCCTTTTTCTGAGGAAGACCAAGAAAAG GGGCTATCTTTTCTAAGAAACGCAATGGCCGTTCACGAGACTCCAGAGCTAAAGATGCTTCAAAAGCACTTTTATGTTCTGGCTATCGAATATCTCAGAACAAAG AGCTTTCTTAGTCCTTTGGGAGAACCAATACATCTGGCAGGACTTGTAATACATTTGAACTACGTTGACCCCCAGAATTTCTTGGCTGTAAGTTTTCTCGAGATGGGTCTCTTTAGTGATATTATTGAAGCAGACGGCCACA ATGAAAAACTCTCCGAAGCAACCCTACGACGCTTGGTGCACGTTCTGGCTTATCTGTTTGTTCATGCATCCGCCAAAGAGTGCCACGACCGCCACAACCACGGAAAAAAAGGATCTCCATGTGAA ATCATCCTGCCGCCGCCTGACGACAATATTCAGGATTTTATTGACAGACACAACGACGAAGTGATTGAAATTTCGACACGCTATATTGCGTCCGTTGCGCCCTCTGAAGAAGGCAAAGCCGAGCTTTCTCTATCGAAGATAG AATTTGGCTTTGACTCCAAGGAAGCAAATTCTGAATGGAATGGGCTTTTGTCTCATTTTCGTAGCGACACAGAGCACTGTCAG atccGGCTACCTTTCTATTCTCTATCTGGTGACCGTGGAAAATGCGGTGCTGACAATTTGCATTACGTCAAAGAGTTTTTTGGC GTTATGTCAGACAACTTGCCTCTTCTTGAAACGATTCCCGCTGTGCCTTACAGTTCTTACGtgcttgatttttttaagAACGAACAAGCTAGAGCGCTAGAAGAATGGAGCGG ATTGACGTCTGGTGATCTTTTCAGAGGGCTCCAGGATTTCTATTATTGCACAAGGGCGATGAG CGTTGCACTTGGCAAGCTTGAAGGGCATGACTGCAGCAAGTTGTTTCCGGCCTTTGATCAACTTGCTAACGCCTTTGGCAGTAAGTTTTCAAAAGCCTATAAGTTCCAACTGTAG